A genomic region of Herbaspirillum sp. DW155 contains the following coding sequences:
- a CDS encoding HD-GYP domain-containing protein, giving the protein MLKKIKVGDLVLGMYFCGFEAGWLAHPFWKTRFLLRRESDLQQALESGIAYCWIDVSRGADVENAEDVEDAGTSAQAPAPSMTPDSAFPAAPESASAVALREHAREITRNMFNAARMGKLVELPQCLALVEEIACSVLRDPNGLLSVLRLKLDDEYTYLHSVAVCALMVALGRTLGLSEAACREAGLSGYLHDVGKAFIDKDILNKPGKLSDKEFELIKQHPELGYQYLIRNPDIPDYACDVCRHHHERMDGRGYPDALPAESISLYARMTTVCDVYDALTSERPYKHGWDPAEAISQMARWEGHFDRRLLLAFVKTLGIYPVGSLVRLESGLAGLVIRQNAADLTRPVLQVVHGRERPDLAAGGVLDLMDWPRSDTIIGRGDDEWIRLRQLTNAHSGPPQEGTNGQPASC; this is encoded by the coding sequence ATGCTCAAGAAAATCAAGGTCGGGGACTTGGTCCTCGGGATGTATTTTTGCGGATTCGAGGCCGGCTGGCTGGCACACCCGTTCTGGAAGACACGCTTTTTGCTCAGGCGGGAAAGCGATCTGCAGCAGGCGCTCGAGAGCGGCATTGCCTATTGCTGGATCGATGTATCACGTGGCGCGGATGTGGAGAATGCGGAGGATGTAGAGGATGCCGGGACAAGCGCGCAAGCACCCGCGCCGTCCATGACGCCTGACAGCGCCTTCCCCGCCGCGCCGGAGAGCGCCAGCGCAGTGGCCTTGCGCGAACATGCGCGGGAGATTACCCGCAACATGTTCAATGCCGCACGCATGGGCAAGCTGGTGGAACTGCCGCAGTGCCTGGCGCTGGTGGAGGAGATCGCCTGCTCGGTGCTGCGTGACCCGAACGGCCTGCTGAGCGTATTGCGCCTGAAGCTCGATGACGAATATACCTATCTGCATTCGGTGGCGGTCTGCGCACTGATGGTGGCCCTGGGCCGTACGCTGGGACTGAGTGAAGCGGCCTGCCGCGAAGCGGGACTGAGCGGCTACCTGCATGACGTCGGCAAGGCATTCATCGACAAGGACATCCTCAACAAACCCGGCAAGCTGAGCGACAAGGAATTTGAACTGATCAAGCAGCATCCGGAACTGGGCTACCAGTACCTGATCCGGAACCCGGACATCCCGGACTATGCCTGCGACGTCTGCCGCCATCACCACGAACGCATGGATGGGCGAGGCTATCCCGATGCCCTGCCGGCCGAATCGATCTCGCTGTATGCGCGCATGACGACGGTCTGTGATGTCTATGATGCGCTGACCTCGGAACGCCCCTACAAGCACGGCTGGGATCCGGCCGAAGCGATCTCGCAGATGGCCAGATGGGAAGGTCATTTCGACCGCCGCCTGCTGCTGGCTTTCGTCAAGACCCTGGGTATCTATCCGGTGGGTTCGCTGGTGCGGCTGGAATCGGGACTGGCCGGGCTGGTGATCCGTCAGAACGCAGCTGACCTGACCCGGCCCGTACTCCAGGTCGTGCATGGCCGCGAGCGGCCAGACCTCGCCGCAGGCGGCGTACTGGACCTGATGGACTGGCCGCGCTCGGACACCATCATCGGACGCGGCGACGATGAATGGATCCGCCTGCGCCAGCTGACCAACGCGCATTCAGGTCCGCCACAAGAGGGTACGAACGGACAGCCGGCGTCCTGCTGA
- a CDS encoding ABC transporter ATP-binding protein, whose protein sequence is MSELLALEKVSAGYGESIVLEDISFAMNEGESLALLGRNGVGKTSLLITLMGLTRLHGGSIRWRGGNIARVPTHKRAHAGLGWVPQERFMFPSLSVEEHLTVVERGGQWNLQKIYQIFPRLHERRHNMGNQLSGGEQQMLAIARALMTSPSILLLDEPMEGLAPIIVQELLKVIRRLVSEEGMSVIVVEQHARMALSLTQRAIVLDRGRIVHASDSQSLLADGEKLDRLVAVA, encoded by the coding sequence ATGTCTGAACTGCTGGCACTGGAAAAGGTCAGCGCCGGCTATGGCGAATCGATCGTGCTGGAAGACATCTCCTTCGCCATGAACGAAGGCGAGAGCCTGGCCCTGCTGGGCCGCAACGGCGTGGGCAAGACCAGCCTCTTGATCACGCTCATGGGCCTGACCCGCCTGCACGGTGGCAGCATCCGCTGGCGTGGCGGCAACATCGCCCGCGTGCCCACCCACAAGCGCGCCCACGCAGGCCTGGGCTGGGTGCCGCAGGAACGCTTCATGTTTCCTTCTCTGTCGGTGGAAGAACACCTGACGGTGGTCGAGCGCGGTGGCCAGTGGAATCTGCAAAAGATTTACCAGATATTCCCGCGCCTGCATGAGCGTCGCCACAACATGGGCAACCAGCTCTCCGGTGGCGAGCAGCAGATGCTGGCGATTGCCCGCGCGCTCATGACCAGTCCCAGCATCCTGCTGCTGGACGAACCGATGGAAGGGCTGGCCCCCATCATCGTGCAGGAACTGCTGAAGGTGATTCGTCGCCTGGTCAGCGAGGAAGGCATGTCGGTGATCGTGGTCGAACAGCACGCGCGCATGGCGCTGTCATTGACCCAGCGCGCCATCGTGCTCGATCGCGGCCGCATCGTGCATGCTTCGGACAGCCAGAGCCTGCTGGCCGATGGCGAGAAACTGGACCGGCTGGTGGCGGTGGCCTGA
- a CDS encoding ABC transporter ATP-binding protein: MSTHLHPADTTLRTEGLSKRWGSFVANSDVSLSFAPGARHALIGPNGAGKTTFINLLTGGFAPSSGKVWFGGEDITALPQHERVKRGMTRTFQINTLFAGLTVLESVVLAIQERRGLQYRWYQTVASQTEVVEEAMALLVSLKLEQEANSITRSLAYGKQRLVEIALALATRPKVLLLDEPAAGIPSAESRELFEVIAQLPREVTIVFIEHDMGLVFRFAERITVLVGGKVLVEGTPAEIAADQRVKEVYLGEAEHV, translated from the coding sequence ATGAGCACGCATCTGCATCCTGCCGATACCACGCTGCGCACGGAGGGCCTGAGCAAGCGCTGGGGCAGCTTCGTGGCCAATAGCGACGTTTCGCTCAGCTTTGCACCCGGCGCACGTCATGCGCTGATCGGCCCGAATGGTGCGGGCAAGACCACCTTCATCAACCTGTTGACCGGCGGCTTTGCCCCGAGCAGCGGCAAGGTCTGGTTCGGCGGCGAGGACATCACCGCGCTGCCCCAGCATGAGCGCGTCAAGCGTGGCATGACGCGCACCTTCCAGATCAATACGCTCTTCGCCGGACTCACGGTGCTGGAGTCGGTGGTGCTGGCCATTCAGGAGCGGCGCGGCCTGCAATACCGGTGGTACCAGACCGTGGCCAGCCAGACCGAGGTGGTGGAAGAAGCCATGGCCTTGCTGGTCTCGCTGAAGCTGGAGCAGGAAGCCAACAGCATCACGCGCAGCCTGGCCTATGGCAAGCAGCGTCTGGTCGAGATCGCGCTGGCGCTGGCGACCAGACCCAAGGTCTTGCTGCTGGATGAACCGGCGGCCGGCATTCCCTCGGCGGAAAGCCGCGAGCTCTTCGAGGTGATCGCGCAATTGCCACGCGAGGTCACCATCGTCTTCATTGAACATGACATGGGACTGGTCTTCCGTTTTGCCGAACGCATCACCGTGCTGGTGGGCGGCAAGGTGCTGGTGGAAGGCACGCCCGCCGAGATCGCCGCCGACCAGCGGGTCAAGGAAGTCTATCTGGGGGAGGCCGAACATGTCTGA
- a CDS encoding branched-chain amino acid ABC transporter permease → MKPALHLPNDRWTPLEIAFWLLPVAAYFVFPDYLVLISQIMIVGLFALSLDLILGYAGIVSLGHAAFFGLGAYTAGLLAVHGWGEPITGLLLAAGVAAIAGFLVSFLVVRGADLTRLMVTLGIGLMLFEAANKAASITGGVDGLSGMVMGKIFGVFEFDLNGRVAYGYSFAVLLLLFVVLRRLVNSPFGLGLRGIREGGRRMPAIGADVNRRLVVIFTIAAAVAGVAGALLAQTTQFVGLDVLGFPRSAELLIILVLGGTGRLYGGLVGALVYMLAQDTLSGLNPAYWQFWIGLLLIVIVLFARGGLLGGLAVLRDKFFKGGRA, encoded by the coding sequence ATGAAGCCTGCCCTGCACCTGCCCAACGACCGCTGGACGCCACTGGAGATCGCCTTCTGGCTGTTGCCGGTCGCGGCCTATTTCGTCTTCCCCGATTATCTGGTGCTGATCAGCCAGATCATGATCGTGGGCCTGTTCGCGCTCTCGCTCGATCTCATCCTCGGTTATGCCGGTATCGTCTCGCTGGGCCATGCCGCCTTCTTCGGCCTCGGTGCCTATACGGCCGGCCTGCTGGCGGTGCATGGCTGGGGCGAGCCCATCACGGGTCTGCTGCTGGCGGCCGGGGTGGCGGCCATCGCCGGGTTTCTGGTGAGCTTTCTGGTGGTGCGCGGGGCCGACCTGACGCGCCTGATGGTGACACTGGGCATCGGCCTGATGCTGTTCGAGGCGGCCAACAAGGCGGCCTCCATCACGGGCGGCGTGGATGGTTTGTCGGGCATGGTGATGGGCAAGATCTTCGGGGTCTTTGAATTCGACCTTAATGGTCGCGTCGCCTATGGCTACAGTTTCGCGGTGCTGCTGTTGTTGTTCGTGGTGCTGCGGCGCCTGGTCAATTCGCCCTTCGGCCTGGGCCTGCGCGGCATTCGCGAGGGTGGCCGCCGCATGCCGGCCATCGGCGCGGACGTCAACCGGCGTCTGGTCGTGATCTTCACCATCGCTGCGGCCGTGGCTGGCGTGGCCGGCGCGCTGCTGGCGCAGACCACGCAGTTCGTCGGACTGGACGTGCTGGGCTTCCCGCGCTCGGCCGAACTGCTCATCATCCTGGTGCTGGGCGGTACCGGTCGCCTGTATGGCGGGCTGGTCGGCGCGCTGGTCTACATGCTGGCGCAGGACACGCTCTCCGGGCTCAATCCGGCTTACTGGCAATTCTGGATCGGCCTGCTGCTGATCGTCATCGTCCTGTTTGCGCGCGGCGGTCTGCTCGGTGGACTGGCCGTGCTGCGCGACAAGTTCTTCAAGGGAGGCCGCGCATGA
- a CDS encoding branched-chain amino acid ABC transporter permease: MLGNFLGVLFDGIAYGSLLFLISVGLSVTMGMMNFINLAHGAFAMLGGYVCVTLLNGIGLPFLATLPLAFIAAALVGLVLERSLYRRLYKASHLDQVLFSIGLTFMSVAAATWQWGPTQQPVVLPDWLRGQVWLLGLEVGAYRVFLIGVVVVVTVALGLLIERTRFGAQIRASVDNQVAAAGLGINVSRVFSLTFALGSGLAGLGGGLGIDVLGLDPTFPVKYMVYFLLVVAVGGAGTIKGPLLAAVILGVFDVAGKYYVPEIGAFVIYGLMVVLLILFPAGLMRRRG, from the coding sequence ATGCTAGGCAACTTCCTCGGTGTGCTCTTCGACGGCATCGCCTATGGCAGCCTGCTGTTCCTCATCAGCGTGGGCCTGTCGGTGACCATGGGCATGATGAATTTCATCAACCTCGCACACGGTGCCTTTGCCATGCTGGGCGGCTATGTCTGCGTGACGCTGCTCAACGGTATCGGCCTGCCCTTCCTGGCGACGCTGCCATTGGCCTTCATCGCCGCCGCGCTGGTCGGGCTGGTGCTCGAACGCTCCCTCTATCGCCGTCTCTACAAGGCCAGCCATCTTGACCAGGTGCTGTTTTCCATCGGCCTGACCTTCATGTCGGTGGCTGCGGCCACCTGGCAGTGGGGGCCGACCCAGCAGCCGGTGGTGCTGCCGGACTGGCTGCGCGGACAGGTCTGGCTGCTGGGGCTGGAGGTGGGGGCCTATCGCGTCTTCCTGATCGGTGTCGTGGTGGTGGTCACGGTGGCGCTGGGGCTGTTGATCGAGCGCACCCGCTTCGGTGCGCAGATCCGCGCCTCGGTCGATAACCAGGTCGCCGCCGCCGGGCTCGGCATCAACGTCAGCCGTGTCTTCAGCCTGACCTTCGCGCTCGGCTCGGGTCTGGCGGGTCTGGGCGGTGGGCTGGGCATCGATGTGCTGGGGCTGGACCCGACCTTCCCGGTCAAGTACATGGTCTACTTCCTGCTGGTGGTGGCCGTGGGCGGTGCCGGCACCATCAAGGGGCCGCTGCTGGCCGCGGTCATCCTGGGCGTGTTCGACGTGGCCGGAAAATATTACGTGCCCGAGATCGGCGCCTTCGTCATCTATGGCCTGATGGTGGTGCTGCTGATCCTGTTCCCGGCCGGCCTGATGCGCAGACGCGGATGA
- the pcaF gene encoding 3-oxoadipyl-CoA thiolase produces MKDVFICDAIRTPIGRYGGALKDVRADDLGAVPLRALMERNPQVDWKAVDDVIFGCANQAGEDNRNVARMSLLLAGLPQEVPGSTINRLCGSGMDALGTAARAIKSGETQLMIAGGVESMTRAPFVMGKADSAFSRQAAIQDTTIGWRFVNALMKQKYGVDAMPETAENVAVDFKISREDQDQFAVRSQAKAAAAQANGTLAQEIVPVVIPQKKGDPITVSQDEHPRATSMEALARLKGVVRPDGSVTAGNASGVNDGACALLLASAEAVEKYRLKPRARILGMATAGVAPRIMGMGPAPASKKLLAQLGMSIDQMDVIELNEAFASQGLAVLRELGVADDDARVNPNGGAIALGHPLGMSGARLVTTATYQLERTGGRYALCTMCIGVGQGIAMVIERV; encoded by the coding sequence ATGAAAGACGTATTTATCTGTGACGCCATCCGTACCCCCATCGGCCGCTATGGCGGCGCGCTCAAGGACGTGCGCGCCGATGATCTGGGTGCCGTGCCGCTGCGCGCGCTCATGGAGCGCAATCCGCAGGTGGACTGGAAGGCTGTCGATGATGTGATCTTCGGCTGCGCCAATCAGGCCGGTGAAGACAACCGTAACGTGGCACGCATGTCACTGCTGCTGGCCGGCCTGCCGCAGGAAGTGCCGGGCAGCACCATCAACCGCCTGTGCGGTTCCGGCATGGATGCGCTGGGCACGGCCGCGCGCGCCATCAAGTCCGGCGAGACCCAGCTGATGATTGCCGGCGGTGTCGAATCGATGACCCGCGCCCCCTTCGTGATGGGCAAGGCCGACAGCGCCTTCTCACGTCAGGCCGCGATCCAGGACACCACCATCGGCTGGCGTTTCGTCAATGCCCTGATGAAGCAGAAGTATGGCGTGGATGCCATGCCCGAGACCGCCGAAAACGTCGCCGTCGATTTCAAGATCAGCCGCGAAGACCAGGACCAGTTCGCCGTGCGCAGCCAGGCCAAGGCTGCCGCCGCGCAGGCCAACGGCACCCTGGCGCAGGAAATCGTCCCGGTGGTCATCCCGCAGAAGAAGGGCGACCCCATCACCGTGAGCCAGGATGAACATCCGCGCGCGACCAGCATGGAAGCGCTGGCCCGTCTGAAGGGCGTGGTCCGGCCCGATGGTAGCGTTACCGCCGGCAATGCCTCGGGCGTCAACGATGGCGCGTGCGCCTTGCTGCTGGCCAGTGCCGAGGCCGTGGAGAAATACCGGCTCAAGCCGCGCGCCCGCATCCTGGGCATGGCTACGGCCGGTGTTGCGCCGCGCATCATGGGCATGGGCCCGGCCCCGGCCAGCAAGAAGCTGCTGGCGCAACTGGGCATGAGCATCGATCAGATGGACGTGATCGAACTCAACGAAGCCTTCGCCTCGCAAGGCCTGGCGGTGTTGCGCGAACTGGGTGTGGCCGATGACGATGCCCGCGTGAACCCCAATGGCGGCGCCATTGCCTTGGGCCATCCGCTGGGCATGAGCGGTGCCCGTCTGGTCACGACCGCCACCTATCAGCTGGAGCGCACGGGTGGCCGCTACGCGCTGTGCACCATGTGCATCGGCGTGGGGCAGGGTATCGCGATGGTGATCGAGCGCGTCTGA
- a CDS encoding CoA transferase subunit B, which translates to MKRFTREEIAARVAQDIPEGAYVNLGIGLPTKVANYLPADKEIFLHSENGVLGMGPAPAPGEEDEDLINAGKQPVTLLTGGAYFHHADSFAMMRGGHLDICVLGAFQVSAKGDLANWHTGAPDAIPAVGGAMDLAIGAKQVFVMMDHQTKTGESKLVQACSYPLTGIGCVNRIYTDLAVIDVTPQGLQVREIVEGLSFEQLQEMTGAPLRPAA; encoded by the coding sequence ATGAAGCGCTTTACCCGTGAAGAGATCGCCGCCCGCGTGGCCCAGGATATTCCCGAGGGCGCCTACGTGAACCTGGGCATCGGCCTGCCGACCAAGGTGGCCAACTATCTGCCGGCCGACAAGGAAATCTTCCTGCACAGCGAAAACGGTGTGCTCGGCATGGGCCCGGCCCCGGCTCCCGGCGAGGAAGACGAAGACCTCATCAATGCCGGCAAGCAGCCGGTCACCCTGCTCACGGGTGGCGCCTACTTCCACCATGCGGATTCGTTCGCGATGATGCGCGGCGGCCATCTCGACATCTGCGTGCTGGGTGCCTTCCAGGTCTCGGCCAAGGGCGACCTGGCCAACTGGCATACCGGTGCGCCCGACGCCATCCCTGCGGTGGGCGGTGCGATGGACCTGGCCATCGGCGCCAAGCAGGTGTTCGTGATGATGGACCACCAGACCAAGACCGGCGAGAGCAAGCTGGTGCAAGCGTGTTCCTATCCGCTGACCGGTATCGGTTGCGTCAATCGCATCTACACCGACCTGGCCGTCATCGATGTGACCCCGCAAGGCCTGCAGGTGCGCGAGATCGTCGAAGGCCTGTCCTTCGAGCAATTGCAGGAGATGACCGGCGCGCCGCTGCGCCCGGCCGCCTGA
- a CDS encoding 3-oxoacid CoA-transferase subunit A has product MINKISDSLEQAVADIHDGATIMIGGFGNAGMPSALIDALIAQGARDLTIVNNNAGNGDTGLAALLKTRRVRKIICSFPRQTDSHVFDALYRAGEIELELTPQGNLAERIRAAGAGIGGFFSPTGYGTMLAEGKETRLIDGKHYVLESPIHADFALIKALRGDRWGNLVYRKTARNFGPIMAMAAKVTIAQVSEVVELGQLDPENIITPGIFVQRIVQTKEAQQ; this is encoded by the coding sequence GTGATCAATAAAATTTCTGACTCCCTGGAGCAGGCGGTGGCCGATATCCATGATGGCGCCACCATCATGATCGGTGGCTTCGGCAATGCCGGCATGCCCTCGGCCCTGATCGATGCGCTGATCGCCCAGGGCGCGCGCGATCTGACCATCGTCAACAACAATGCCGGCAACGGCGATACCGGCCTGGCCGCCTTGCTCAAGACCAGGCGTGTCAGAAAGATCATCTGTTCCTTCCCGCGCCAGACCGATTCCCACGTCTTCGATGCGCTCTACCGCGCCGGCGAAATCGAACTGGAACTGACCCCGCAAGGCAACCTGGCCGAGCGCATTCGCGCCGCCGGTGCCGGCATCGGCGGATTCTTCTCCCCCACCGGTTATGGCACCATGCTGGCCGAAGGCAAGGAAACCCGCTTGATCGATGGCAAGCACTACGTGCTGGAGTCGCCCATCCACGCCGACTTCGCGCTCATCAAGGCGCTGCGTGGCGACCGCTGGGGCAACCTGGTGTATCGCAAGACCGCGCGCAACTTCGGTCCCATCATGGCCATGGCCGCCAAGGTCACCATCGCTCAGGTGAGCGAAGTGGTAGAGCTGGGCCAGCTCGATCCGGAAAACATCATCACGCCCGGCATCTTCGTGCAGCGGATCGTGCAAACCAAGGAGGCACAGCAATGA
- a CDS encoding IclR family transcriptional regulator C-terminal domain-containing protein, translated as MPIAPAAKTRKTAAKSATAAKDAKLPKTAATASRRSKARDEDRGGSAPEAERELTIAEEIDALTDPSFMTSLARGLAVIRAFSDSRRSLTIAQISQKTGIPRAAVRRCLHTLKQLGYADSDVNNFSLRPKILTLGYSYLSSTPLTVSAQPYLNNISRTLGESCSLAVLDDNEVLYVARSATSRVMSVALNTGSRLPAYCTSLGRAMLAHLPDDQLKAYFEKVKLRALTDKTVVSQRRLRDILAGVREQGYAVIDEELEVGLRSIAVPVRGASGNVLAALNVGAQAARVSLAQMEEEILPVLLRGAQELSVLLP; from the coding sequence ATGCCCATCGCACCTGCTGCCAAAACCCGCAAGACCGCCGCCAAAAGCGCCACCGCTGCCAAGGATGCCAAGCTGCCGAAGACTGCAGCCACGGCCAGTCGCCGCAGCAAGGCCAGGGACGAAGACCGGGGCGGCAGCGCGCCCGAGGCCGAACGCGAGCTGACCATCGCCGAAGAGATCGACGCCCTCACCGATCCCAGCTTCATGACCTCGCTGGCACGCGGACTGGCGGTGATCCGCGCCTTCAGTGATTCGCGCCGCAGCCTGACCATCGCCCAGATCAGCCAGAAGACGGGCATTCCGCGAGCGGCCGTGCGGCGCTGCCTGCACACCTTGAAGCAACTGGGCTATGCCGATTCGGACGTCAACAATTTCTCGCTGCGTCCCAAGATCCTCACGCTGGGCTACTCCTATTTGTCGTCCACCCCGTTGACCGTTTCTGCACAGCCCTACCTGAACAACATCAGCCGCACCCTGGGCGAGTCCTGCTCGCTGGCGGTGCTGGATGACAATGAAGTGCTCTACGTCGCGCGCTCGGCCACTTCGCGCGTGATGTCGGTGGCGCTCAATACCGGCAGTCGCCTGCCGGCCTATTGCACCTCGCTGGGCCGGGCCATGCTGGCGCATCTGCCGGATGACCAGCTCAAGGCCTACTTCGAGAAGGTCAAGCTGCGCGCACTGACCGACAAGACGGTGGTCTCGCAACGACGCCTGCGCGACATCCTGGCCGGCGTGCGCGAGCAGGGTTATGCCGTCATCGATGAAGAACTCGAAGTCGGCCTGCGCTCCATCGCCGTGCCCGTGCGCGGCGCCTCCGGCAACGTGCTGGCGGCATTGAACGTGGGCGCACAGGCCGCGCGCGTCTCGCTGGCACAGATGGAAGAAGAGATCCTGCCGGTGCTCTTGCGCGGCGCGCAGGAATTGTCGGTGCTGCTGCCCTGA
- a CDS encoding porin, translating into MTTKNTLRAVALAAAACAMYTGMAGSAMAQSSVTIYGIIDTGVVYTTNANAAGNSVFKMPSLTGTFPSRIGFRGTEDLGGGLQAMFVLENGFAPDTGALGQGGRLFGRQSYVGLKGGWGQLMLGRQINMTYISQLKTDVMGPNIFAIGSIDSYLPNARSDNAIGYLGSFSGFTVGATYSFGRDASSAGGPAATNCPGEVAGNSKACRQVTGLLGYDGQGWGVTSSYDILYGNTGASGGLTSSDNSDQRVTLNGYYMIGDVKIGGGVVDRRTRAATTNTDSDLYYLGLSYPLTTALVLDAQVSRLDVKNSANDVTLSVARLTYNLSKRTALYTSVGYIKNGGTSAVAIDAGGTVGAGKNQFGVMSGIRHTF; encoded by the coding sequence ATGACAACAAAAAACACCTTGCGCGCAGTGGCCCTGGCCGCGGCCGCATGTGCGATGTACACAGGCATGGCCGGTTCGGCCATGGCACAGAGTTCGGTGACCATCTATGGGATCATCGATACCGGCGTGGTCTACACCACCAATGCCAATGCGGCCGGCAATTCGGTCTTCAAGATGCCATCGCTGACGGGCACGTTCCCCTCGCGCATCGGCTTCCGTGGTACGGAAGATCTGGGCGGCGGCCTGCAGGCGATGTTCGTGCTGGAAAACGGTTTCGCGCCCGACACCGGCGCCCTGGGGCAGGGCGGACGCCTCTTCGGCCGCCAGTCGTATGTGGGACTGAAGGGGGGCTGGGGCCAGCTCATGCTGGGTCGCCAGATCAACATGACCTACATCTCGCAGCTCAAGACGGACGTGATGGGGCCCAACATCTTCGCTATCGGCAGCATCGACAGTTATCTGCCCAATGCCCGCAGCGATAACGCCATCGGCTATCTTGGCAGTTTCAGCGGCTTCACCGTGGGCGCGACCTACAGCTTCGGGCGCGATGCGTCCTCAGCCGGTGGCCCGGCCGCGACCAACTGTCCCGGCGAAGTGGCGGGCAACAGCAAGGCCTGCCGCCAGGTCACCGGCCTGCTGGGGTATGACGGCCAGGGCTGGGGCGTCACCTCCTCCTATGACATCCTGTATGGCAATACCGGCGCTTCCGGTGGCCTGACCAGCAGCGACAACAGCGATCAGCGCGTCACCCTCAACGGCTACTACATGATCGGTGATGTCAAGATCGGTGGCGGCGTGGTGGATCGCCGTACCCGCGCGGCCACTACCAATACCGATTCGGATCTCTACTACCTGGGCTTGAGCTATCCGCTGACCACCGCTCTGGTACTGGATGCGCAGGTCTCGCGCCTGGACGTCAAGAACAGCGCCAACGACGTCACCCTGTCGGTGGCGCGGCTGACCTACAACCTGTCCAAGCGCACGGCGCTCTACACCTCGGTGGGCTACATCAAGAATGGCGGCACCTCGGCGGTGGCTATCGATGCCGGTGGTACCGTGGGCGCGGGCAAGAACCAGTTTGGCGTGATGTCGGGCATCCGTCACACCTTCTGA
- a CDS encoding ABC transporter substrate-binding protein, whose protein sequence is MRFKKIAMLAVMAASGTLLSALAHGQETIKVGLIAAFSGPFADYGKQMEGGIKAYMAQHGDQVAGKKVQIIIKDTTGPAPEIAKRLAQELVVRDKVDFLAGFGLTPEALAVAPIAEQAKKPMIIMNAASSVITTKSNYIARFSMTLPQVSGPMASWALKNGIRRVVTLVADYGPGIDAETAFKTNLLGGGGQVVESIRVPLRNPEFAPYIQRIKDAKPEAVFIFVPAGEQSIAFMKGYRERGLAEAGIKVIATGDLTDDHVMPAMGDSTLGVITTFHYSAAHDSPENKAFLKSFAAANPDAGRPNFMAVAAYDGMNAIYEVSRKLNGKIDGDRAMAILKTMKLVSPRGPIAIDPATRDIVQTVYVRKVEKIGNEAYNVEFDKFDNMKDTGK, encoded by the coding sequence ATGAGGTTCAAGAAGATCGCAATGCTGGCCGTGATGGCCGCCTCCGGCACCTTGCTGAGCGCGCTTGCGCACGGTCAGGAAACCATCAAGGTCGGCCTGATCGCCGCCTTCTCCGGCCCCTTCGCCGACTATGGCAAGCAGATGGAAGGCGGCATCAAGGCCTACATGGCGCAGCATGGTGACCAGGTTGCCGGCAAGAAGGTACAGATCATCATCAAGGACACCACCGGCCCCGCGCCGGAAATCGCCAAGCGTCTGGCGCAGGAACTGGTCGTGCGCGACAAGGTGGATTTCCTGGCCGGCTTCGGTCTGACGCCCGAAGCGCTGGCCGTCGCGCCCATCGCCGAGCAGGCCAAAAAGCCCATGATCATCATGAACGCGGCCAGCTCCGTCATCACCACCAAGTCCAACTACATCGCGCGATTTTCGATGACGCTGCCGCAGGTCTCCGGCCCCATGGCAAGCTGGGCGCTGAAGAACGGCATCAGGCGCGTGGTCACGCTGGTGGCCGATTACGGGCCGGGCATCGATGCCGAGACCGCCTTCAAGACCAATCTGCTGGGTGGTGGCGGCCAGGTGGTCGAATCGATCCGGGTACCGCTGCGCAATCCTGAATTCGCTCCCTACATCCAGCGCATCAAGGATGCCAAGCCGGAGGCGGTGTTCATCTTCGTGCCGGCCGGCGAGCAAAGCATTGCCTTCATGAAAGGCTACCGTGAACGCGGCCTGGCCGAGGCCGGCATCAAGGTCATCGCCACCGGCGACCTGACCGACGATCATGTGATGCCGGCCATGGGCGACTCCACGCTGGGCGTGATCACCACCTTCCACTATTCGGCCGCGCATGATTCGCCGGAGAACAAGGCCTTCCTGAAAAGCTTTGCGGCCGCCAATCCCGACGCGGGCCGTCCCAACTTCATGGCCGTGGCCGCGTATGACGGCATGAACGCCATCTACGAAGTCAGCAGGAAACTCAACGGCAAGATCGATGGCGACCGCGCCATGGCCATCCTCAAGACCATGAAATTGGTCAGCCCGCGCGGCCCCATTGCTATCGACCCGGCCACGCGCGACATCGTGCAGACCGTCTACGTGCGCAAGGTCGAGAAGATCGGCAACGAAGCCTACAACGTCGAGTTCGACAAGTTCGACAACATGAAGGACACCGGCAAGTAA